The Blastopirellula sediminis sequence TCATGACCGAAGCGCCGGGGATGGCGCCGGAAGAAGTCGAAACGCTGATCACGTTTCCGCTGGAAACGGTCCTCAATGGTGCGACCGGCGTGCAAGCGGTACGCACGCAGTCGGGCGTCGGGCTGTCGGTCGTCTACGTCGAATTCGACTGGGGGACCGACATCTACAACGACCGGCAGATTGTCGCCGAGCGTCTCGCCCTGGCGACCGACCAATTGCCCCGCAACGTCAAGCCGCAGTTGATGCCGATTTCCTCGATCATGGGACAAATCATGATCATGGGGATGTACAGCGAGGGAGGGAAAACGCCGCCGATGGAGTTGCGAACGGTCGCCGACTGGGTCGTGCGGCAACGTTTGCTGACGATCCCCGGCGTTTCGCAAGTCGTGGTGATGGGGGGCGAACGGAAGCAGTTTCAGGTGTTGGTCAACCCGAACGACATGCTTCGCTACGGCGTGACGCTCCATCAGGTCAAGCAAGCGCTGGCCGAAAGTAATCAGAACACCGCTGGCGGTTATCTCGACGAACAGGGACCCAATGAGTACCTGGTTCGAGCGTTGGGACGCGTGACGACGGTCGACGAACTTTCCCGGATTGTGATCGCGCACCGTGAGGGGCAATCAATTCGGCTGTCGCAAGTGGCGCGAATTGTCGAAGGCGCCCAAACCAAGCGGGGCGACAGTTCCGCCTTCGCGCGTGACGAAGAAGGAAATTTCAGCGGCGGCCCGGCGGTCGTGCTGACGGTCCAGAAGCAGCCGAACGCCGATACGCGGAAGGTGACCGAGCAGGTCATCGCAGCGCTCGAAGAGTTGAAACCATCGCTTCCGGGGGACGTGCGGATCTTGCCTGATCTCTATCAGCAAAAGACGTTCATCGACTTGGCGATTCAGAACGTGATCGAGGCGCTCCGTGACGGAGGCATCTTGGTCGTGATTATTTTGTTCCTGTTTTTGATGAACCTGCGAACGACGTTCATCACGCTGACGGCGATCCCGCTTTCGATCGTGATTACGGCGCTGGTTTTTGCGTTTTTTGGGTTGTCGATCAATACGATGACGCTCGGGGGACTAGCGGTCGCAATCGGCGAATTGGTCGACGATGCGATCGTCGACGTCGAAAACATCTTTCGCCGACTGCGCGAAAACCGGCATAGCGATCATCCGAAGCACCCGCTGCTAGTCGTGTTTCAGGCGAGTTGCGAAATTCGGAACTCGATCGTCTACGGGACGCTGATCGTGGTGTTGGTCTTCGTTCCTCTCTTCGCACTGTCGGGGATGGAAGGGCGGCTGTTCGCTCCGCTGGGGGTCGCCTACATCGTGTCGCTGGTTTCTTCGCTGTTCGTCTCGCTGACGGTAACGCCGGTACTTAGCTACTGGTTGCTGGGAAACCAGAAGTTGTCGCACGACGAAAAAGATGGAATTCTGCTTCGCGTTTTGAAACGGGTCGCCGACGTGGTGATGAGTTTCAGTCTGCGTCTGGCCGGGCCAATTTTGTTGATTGCGGGGATCGTGGTCGCGGTCGCTGGTTGGGGAATGTTGCAACTGGAAAGCGACTTCCTGCCGCCGTTTAACGAAGGCGCCGTACAGATTAACGTCGTCTTGCCGCCGGGGACTTCGCTGGCGAAATCGAACGAAATCTCCGATCGCGTCGAACAGCGATTGCAGCAGATCGACGACATCGCCGCCTTCGTCCGGAAGACGGGACGCGCGGAACTCGATGAGCATGCCGAAGGGGTCAACATCAGCGAGTTCGTCGCGACGATAAATCCCGACACGACTCGTTCGCGGGAAGAGGTGATCGAAGAAATCAGCGAAGCGTTGGCCGACGTGCCGGGGATTGTGACTGCGGTCGAACAACCGCTGGCGCACTTGATTTCGCACATGCTCTCCGGGGTGAAAGCGCAAATCGCGATCAAGTTGTACGGAGATGATCTGGACGACTTGCGGCGCTACGCCCAACGAATGCAAGCGGCGATCGCGACGGTTCCCGGCGTCCGCGACTTGCAGATCGAGCAGCAAGTCAACATCCCGCAATTGCGGATCGAAGCGGATGGCCACAAGCTGGAACAGTACGGCCTTCGCCGGATGGACGTCAATGAGTTCGTCCAGACCGCAATGCAGGGGGAAATCGTTTCGCAGGTCTTGGATGGACAGCGGACGTTCGATCTGTTGGTGAAGTTGGACGAGCCGTTCCGGGAAGATCGGAGTGCGATGAACCGGCTGGTGTTAGAAACGCCGACCGGAGGCGCGGTGAAGCTGGAAGACGTTGCGCGGATCTACGAGTCGGATGGGCCGAACACGATTAATCGTGAGCAAGTTCGCCGCCGGATCATTGTGCAATGCAACGTGAGCGGTCGCGGGCTGGTCGACGTAGTCGAAGACATCAAGACGCGGCTGGAGCCGATCGAAGCGAGCCTACCGACGGGATACTTTACCGAGTACAGCGGCCAGTTCGAGAGTCAACAGTCGGCGTCGCGAATGATCGCAGTGCTTTTCGCGATCTCGATGATCGGCATGTTCCTGGTGCTTTATAAGATGTTCCATTCGGTCAATCTGTCGCTGCAGGTGATGATTGCGTTGCCGATGGCGTTTATCGGCTCGGTCGCCGCGCTCTACCTGACGCAGCAAACGTTGACGGTGGCCAGCATGGTCGGCTTCATTTCGTTGTGCGGCATCGCGTCACGCAACGGGATTCTGTTGATCAACCATTATCTGCACCTGGTGAAGTACGAAGGAGAAACCTGGTCGCAGGAGATGATTGTCCGCGCCGGCAAAGATCGGCTTGCGCCGGTGTTGATGACGGCCCTTACCTCCGGAATCGGCCTGGTGCCGCTCGCAATGGCGGCCGGCGAGCCAGGCAAAGAGATTTTGTACCCAGTGGCGACGGTGATCATCGGCGGTTTGATCACCAGCACCTCGCTGGAGTTTTTGGTACGGCCGGCGTTGTTCTGGACTTTAGGAATCGGCGCGGCGCGAGCTGTCGTCGAATCGAACGAGCGACAAGTGGAACTTGTGGAAGAAGACGAAGAGGGACGCCTGTACGAAGAGCAGGCGTCTTGATGCGATGATTTCAGTGCGATCGTCGCACGGCGATCGCTTTCCGTTTACTAGCAACTAGGGAGAGATGACTCATGAAATTGACTCAATTATTCGCCGGTCAGGCGATGCGACTTGCGGCGACAGGACTGCTTGCGTTGTCGCTCGCTTCGTTCGGATGCACTAGCGGTGGTCCGGCTCCGACGAAAGGCGACGCGCATGGAGATCACGATCACGGCGATCATGAACACCCGAGCGAAGGCCCGCACGGCGGCTCGTTGATCGAATTGGGGAACGAGGAATACCATGCCGAGTTGATCCATGACGAAAAAGCGGGAAGCGTCACTATTTACATCCTCGACTCGGCCGCCAAGGCGGCGATTCCGATCGAAGCGACCGAGCTGACGATCAACCTGAAGCACGACCGCATGGGCGAACAGTTCAAAGTGGCCGCGGCGCCAGACGCCGGAGATCCGGAAGGAAAGTCGTCGAAGTTCGTTTCGACCGACGCCGAACTGGCGGAAGACCTCGATCACGAAGGCGCCGACGCACAGTTGGTCGTCACGATCGACGGCAAGCAGTTCCGGGGAGCTGTGGCCCATGATCATGATCATGACCACGCTCACTAATCGTTATGAAAATGCGAAAGCCCGGCAGGACAAGCGAGTTGTCTTGTCGGGCTTTTTTATTGCGTGAGGAACGTACGCGATATTTAGCGGAAGCGGAAGTGGCGACGCATCTCAGTCGTCAGTTCGACCGCTTCAGCTTCGGGAAAGCGGCGTAGCAGCCGGCTTTGAACCACTTCGCCCAGATTCTGCACGACTCCGTCGTACTTCAAGACTTTGTCTACGCCGCAGAATTTGCCATAGCGGCGGGCGACCGCTTGGGGATTGGAGGAATAGAGCCAGACGATCGGCAGGCAGTGGTTCAGTCGCATCTTGTTGGCGATCAGACAACCTGATTCGTCCGGCATCGATTCGTTGATAATGACTAACTGCGGGTCGTAGATGTTCATGCAGGAAGCGACGTCGGCGGCTCGTTCGGCTCGGATCACTTTCCAGCCGAAATCTTGCAGTCGTGCTCGCAACTCCACGAACACTTCGTCCCGAAATTCGACGATCAGCGCCGTCTGGTCAAACGGGGTTTCTTCCAAACGGCGGACAATCGCGGGAAAGAAGGATGGATCGATGCGCGAGCTGAACAATTCTCGACGATCAGGTTTCTGGTTTCCGTGCATATAGGACTCTCCTAAGGAAGCGATCAACAGGTAAAGCGGGGCAGAGAAGGCCAGGCTCGACGCCGCTCTGCATAGGGGCGCGGCGAGCGGCGGCTTCGCTTTACAGCAGAAAGCGCGAGAGGGTAGCGCAGAGCGCTAGTGCGGGCAGTGCGCGTGGGGATTGGTCAGGGACCGAAAAGCGATCGTGCGGCATGTAGACGCAACGATGTTGCCGAGTGCATGCGGCCAGACGAACGGCGGAATCGATATCGTCGGCGGAGCGATTTTCGCGGGGCGTAATCGCCGTTTGTTGCGGCGATCGGTGATCGCACTGACACGGCGAGTGATCGCCGTCGGAGGACGACGCGGCGACATGCAGATGCGACGGCATCGCGTCGCAGTGCTGTGCGCCGGCGCCGCCGAAGTGTATCAGCGACTTCCAGCAAACGCAGTTGTCCAACCCTTGCCCCGGCAGAGAAAGCAAGATCCCCACGACCCAAACGGTGGTTCGCATCGCGAGCGATTTTAGGGAGAGGGACGATGACATGAAGTCGTCTGCCGTCACGTGAGGGAGGGAAGTGCGGGATCGTCGCGACGGGATCGCGTCGATCCACTGAGGCTAACACACAACGAGGCGCGTTGGAACTGCGTTTTCCATTAACAAAATTTAATCATGCAGCGAATGAGGGGGACGCTGTCCTCCGGCGTTCCCCCGCGATTGGCTTGTATTGTGAGATCGCTTACTTGCTGAGGCTGCCTTGCAGCATCAAGCCGCGAATCTCGGTCGCCGAGATCCAAAGTTCGCGCTGCGAATCGAGATAAGCCAGATTCGTTTGGAAGTAGGTGCGCTGTGCGCTGAGCAGATCAAGCACGCTGAACTCGTCCGCTTCGTAACCGACGCGGATCAGCTCGAGCGAACGCTGCGCGTTTTCCAGAATGCCGCCTGGCCGAGCGTATTGGTCGACCTGATTGCGAGCGCTCTCGTAACGTT is a genomic window containing:
- a CDS encoding efflux RND transporter permease subunit produces the protein MLNSIIRFSLQNRLLVIAFAVFLLIYGGWQAYHLPIDVFPNLNRPRVVVMTEAPGMAPEEVETLITFPLETVLNGATGVQAVRTQSGVGLSVVYVEFDWGTDIYNDRQIVAERLALATDQLPRNVKPQLMPISSIMGQIMIMGMYSEGGKTPPMELRTVADWVVRQRLLTIPGVSQVVVMGGERKQFQVLVNPNDMLRYGVTLHQVKQALAESNQNTAGGYLDEQGPNEYLVRALGRVTTVDELSRIVIAHREGQSIRLSQVARIVEGAQTKRGDSSAFARDEEGNFSGGPAVVLTVQKQPNADTRKVTEQVIAALEELKPSLPGDVRILPDLYQQKTFIDLAIQNVIEALRDGGILVVIILFLFLMNLRTTFITLTAIPLSIVITALVFAFFGLSINTMTLGGLAVAIGELVDDAIVDVENIFRRLRENRHSDHPKHPLLVVFQASCEIRNSIVYGTLIVVLVFVPLFALSGMEGRLFAPLGVAYIVSLVSSLFVSLTVTPVLSYWLLGNQKLSHDEKDGILLRVLKRVADVVMSFSLRLAGPILLIAGIVVAVAGWGMLQLESDFLPPFNEGAVQINVVLPPGTSLAKSNEISDRVEQRLQQIDDIAAFVRKTGRAELDEHAEGVNISEFVATINPDTTRSREEVIEEISEALADVPGIVTAVEQPLAHLISHMLSGVKAQIAIKLYGDDLDDLRRYAQRMQAAIATVPGVRDLQIEQQVNIPQLRIEADGHKLEQYGLRRMDVNEFVQTAMQGEIVSQVLDGQRTFDLLVKLDEPFREDRSAMNRLVLETPTGGAVKLEDVARIYESDGPNTINREQVRRRIIVQCNVSGRGLVDVVEDIKTRLEPIEASLPTGYFTEYSGQFESQQSASRMIAVLFAISMIGMFLVLYKMFHSVNLSLQVMIALPMAFIGSVAALYLTQQTLTVASMVGFISLCGIASRNGILLINHYLHLVKYEGETWSQEMIVRAGKDRLAPVLMTALTSGIGLVPLAMAAGEPGKEILYPVATVIIGGLITSTSLEFLVRPALFWTLGIGAARAVVESNERQVELVEEDEEGRLYEEQAS